From a single Microbacterium terrisoli genomic region:
- a CDS encoding LacI family DNA-binding transcriptional regulator has translation MAAATARATVTIEEVAAAAGVSRSTVSRVVNGSSAVSPEALEAVQRAIAALNYVPNRAARSLASRQTLAIALVVPEDTARFFGDPFFASIVSGINDRLMLSDYVLNLFIASDDPGRKMTSYLRGGNVDGAIIVSHHTSDVFVGLINAAMPVVYGGRPVRHHEDDYYVDVDNVAGGRDATAYLVGRGHTRIATITGPLTMQAAIDRLQGFREVLAAAGLPVAGVAEGGWTASGGADAMRAILDAGPAPDAVFVASDLMAEGAMRALRERGLRVPDDVAILGFDDSPIATSVTPALSTMRQPSHHQGEQMADVLLQVLAGGRPPHATILPAELVVRASA, from the coding sequence ATGGCGGCAGCAACGGCACGAGCGACGGTGACGATCGAAGAGGTCGCCGCCGCCGCCGGAGTGTCACGGTCGACGGTCTCGCGCGTGGTGAACGGGTCCAGCGCGGTCAGCCCTGAGGCGCTCGAGGCGGTGCAGCGTGCGATCGCCGCGTTGAACTACGTGCCCAATCGCGCGGCCCGGTCGCTGGCCAGCAGGCAGACTCTGGCGATCGCGCTGGTCGTGCCCGAAGACACCGCGCGGTTCTTCGGCGACCCGTTCTTCGCCTCGATCGTGTCGGGCATCAACGACCGGCTGATGCTCAGCGACTACGTGCTGAACCTGTTCATCGCCAGCGATGACCCCGGCCGCAAGATGACCAGCTATCTGCGCGGCGGCAACGTCGACGGCGCCATCATCGTGTCGCACCACACCAGCGACGTGTTCGTCGGTCTGATCAATGCCGCCATGCCCGTCGTCTACGGCGGCCGGCCTGTGCGCCACCACGAGGACGACTACTACGTCGACGTCGACAACGTCGCCGGCGGGCGGGACGCCACGGCCTACCTGGTCGGGCGGGGTCACACCCGCATCGCCACGATCACCGGGCCCCTGACGATGCAGGCGGCCATCGACCGGTTGCAGGGCTTCCGCGAGGTGCTGGCCGCGGCGGGGCTGCCGGTGGCCGGTGTCGCCGAAGGCGGGTGGACGGCGTCCGGGGGAGCCGACGCGATGCGTGCCATCCTCGACGCCGGGCCCGCGCCGGATGCGGTGTTCGTCGCCAGCGACCTGATGGCGGAGGGGGCGATGCGCGCCCTGCGCGAGCGTGGCCTGCGTGTGCCCGATGATGTGGCGATCCTCGGCTTCGACGACTCGCCGATCGCGACGTCGGTCACGCCCGCGCTGAGCACGATGCGTCAGCCCTCGCACCACCAGGGCGAGCAGATGGCCGACGTGCTGCTGCAGGTGCTGGCCGGGGGCCGGCCGCCGCACGCGACGATCCTGCCGGCCGAGCTCGTGGTGCGCGCGTCAGCCTGA
- a CDS encoding DUF1801 domain-containing protein, whose amino-acid sequence MSPERNTKSGFNADERAAMRQRAAELKAQERKGKSPAEKAAIDRQDLLDAIAGMEPADRAIAEKLDEIVTSVAPQLGSKTWYGFPAYTRDGKVVLFFKPAAKFKDRYATLGFESAAQLDDGQMWPTSYAILGVGQAEQDRLAELVTRAAG is encoded by the coding sequence ATGAGCCCTGAACGCAACACGAAATCCGGATTCAACGCCGACGAACGCGCCGCCATGCGCCAGCGCGCCGCAGAGCTGAAGGCGCAGGAGCGCAAGGGCAAGTCGCCCGCCGAGAAGGCCGCGATCGACCGGCAGGACCTGCTCGACGCGATCGCCGGCATGGAGCCGGCCGACCGCGCGATCGCAGAGAAGCTCGACGAGATCGTGACCTCGGTCGCCCCGCAGCTCGGGTCGAAGACCTGGTACGGGTTCCCGGCCTACACGCGCGACGGAAAGGTCGTGCTGTTCTTCAAGCCGGCGGCGAAGTTCAAAGACCGTTACGCAACGCTCGGCTTCGAGTCGGCGGCGCAGCTCGACGACGGTCAGATGTGGCCCACCTCGTACGCGATCCTCGGCGTGGGCCAGGCCGAGCAGGATCGCCTCGCCGAGCTGGTCACGCGCGCCGCGGGCTGA
- a CDS encoding GNAT family N-acetyltransferase, with amino-acid sequence MLDSLALPTDLALPHGSVTVRRATARDLQAIMRLLADDPISAARGDENSGADEHVYARALAAIIDDPSNELIVVVEPDGEIVGTLQLTSIPGMSRRGSTRLLVEAVRVAGDRRSEGIGGAVMHWVMDAAAPALGASLVKLTSDAARTDAHRFYRRLGFAESHVGFTYRVAR; translated from the coding sequence GTGCTCGACTCACTCGCCCTGCCCACCGACCTCGCGCTGCCCCACGGATCCGTGACGGTCCGGCGTGCGACAGCGCGCGACCTGCAGGCGATCATGCGTCTGCTGGCCGACGACCCGATCAGCGCGGCGCGCGGAGATGAGAACAGCGGCGCCGACGAGCACGTGTACGCGCGAGCGCTGGCCGCGATCATCGATGATCCGTCGAACGAGCTGATCGTCGTCGTCGAGCCTGACGGAGAGATCGTCGGCACGTTGCAGCTGACGTCGATTCCGGGTATGTCGCGTCGCGGCAGCACGCGCCTGCTGGTCGAAGCGGTGCGTGTGGCCGGCGACCGCCGATCCGAAGGCATCGGCGGGGCGGTGATGCACTGGGTGATGGATGCCGCAGCCCCCGCGCTCGGTGCAAGCCTGGTGAAGCTCACATCCGACGCCGCCCGCACCGACGCACACCGCTTCTACAGGCGGCTCGGCTTCGCCGAGTCCCACGTCGGCTTCACATACCGCGTCGCCCGCTGA
- a CDS encoding MFS transporter → MGRRPTRGRLGEAAAAFASNWRNPSLRRAQLSFFAEWTAGCAFTVALSVVAFTSGGALAVGLVGLITVAPSAFLTPLLAPLADRGRRERVLVFAAAVRGVAFIAAAVVVAMSGPLAVVLLLAAASAVPATLYRPAHSALLPTLSRSGRELTSANVVRGLLDSTANLIGPAVAAVLIATVNVAAVMAVSGAAGLCAAALVFGLRYDAPARQTPERRPALVREAIEGIQVVIHRRDLTLVLTLTTAQILTRGALIVFSVVVAVQLLSMGEAGTGTLMAALGAGAVIGSLAVSILVSTWRLGAWFAIGIGLWGLPFALIGVFPQQATALSMLALVGAGNALVDAAGFTLIGRLAPDTAMARVFTLLESLGAIATGAGSMLASALIQWFSIEVALIAIGLLCPALAVASWWRLRTLDRSVAALDAEIGLLQNVPMLDPLPLPAVEQLARGLQTVTTSTGETVFAQGDVGDLYYVIESGEADVWGAGRRITTLGAGEGFGEIALLRSTPRTATVTARTDLTLRTLDAECFTGAVLGYVPSARAATQNVESSLRRYAPGDAADDAADDAAP, encoded by the coding sequence CCGCCGGGTGCGCGTTCACTGTCGCGCTGAGCGTGGTCGCGTTCACCTCTGGCGGCGCCCTCGCCGTCGGCCTGGTCGGACTGATCACGGTGGCCCCGTCGGCGTTTCTGACGCCGCTGCTGGCACCGCTCGCCGATCGCGGACGCCGCGAACGCGTGCTGGTGTTCGCGGCAGCCGTGCGCGGGGTGGCGTTCATCGCCGCCGCCGTCGTGGTGGCGATGTCAGGCCCACTCGCCGTGGTGCTGCTGCTGGCCGCAGCCTCTGCGGTGCCCGCAACCCTGTACCGGCCCGCGCACTCCGCACTGCTGCCGACGCTGAGCCGCAGCGGACGCGAGCTGACCAGTGCGAACGTCGTGCGGGGGCTGCTGGACTCGACGGCGAACCTCATCGGTCCGGCTGTGGCTGCCGTGCTGATCGCCACCGTGAACGTCGCAGCGGTCATGGCGGTCTCCGGGGCGGCGGGACTGTGCGCCGCGGCGCTGGTCTTCGGGTTGCGCTATGACGCGCCCGCGCGGCAGACGCCGGAGCGAAGACCCGCCCTGGTGCGAGAGGCGATCGAGGGCATCCAGGTCGTCATCCACCGCCGCGACCTGACCCTGGTGCTCACGCTGACCACCGCACAGATCCTCACCCGCGGTGCGCTCATCGTCTTCTCGGTCGTCGTGGCCGTCCAGCTGCTGAGCATGGGCGAGGCCGGCACGGGAACCCTCATGGCCGCCCTCGGCGCAGGTGCGGTGATCGGCTCGCTCGCGGTATCGATTCTGGTGAGCACGTGGCGGCTGGGCGCCTGGTTCGCGATCGGCATCGGCCTCTGGGGCCTGCCTTTCGCCCTGATCGGCGTATTTCCACAGCAGGCGACCGCCCTATCCATGCTGGCGCTGGTCGGTGCCGGCAACGCGCTGGTCGACGCGGCCGGCTTCACGCTGATCGGCCGGCTGGCACCCGACACGGCGATGGCCCGGGTGTTCACGCTGCTCGAGAGCCTCGGCGCGATCGCCACGGGTGCCGGATCGATGCTCGCCTCGGCCTTGATCCAGTGGTTCAGCATCGAAGTCGCGCTGATCGCCATCGGGCTGCTCTGCCCGGCACTGGCTGTCGCGTCGTGGTGGCGCCTGCGCACGCTCGACCGTTCGGTGGCGGCGCTGGACGCCGAGATCGGACTGCTGCAGAACGTGCCGATGCTCGACCCGCTGCCGCTGCCCGCCGTCGAACAGCTCGCCCGCGGGCTGCAGACGGTGACGACATCCACCGGCGAGACGGTGTTCGCACAGGGCGACGTGGGCGACCTTTACTACGTCATCGAGTCCGGAGAGGCGGATGTCTGGGGTGCGGGACGACGGATCACCACGCTCGGAGCCGGTGAAGGCTTCGGCGAGATCGCGCTGCTGCGCAGCACGCCGCGCACCGCGACGGTCACCGCCCGCACGGACCTGACCCTGCGAACCCTCGATGCAGAATGCTTCACCGGCGCGGTGCTCGGATACGTGCCCAGCGCCCGCGCAGCGACGCAGAACGTCGAGAGCTCGCTGCGGCGCTACGCGCCCGGCGACGCTGCCGACGACGCTGCCGACGACGCTGCCCCGTAG